TAATCAATTTCACCTCGCTGTTTTTAAATCAGCCCATTCTGTCATATGAAATCAGGTCCTAGCGTATAGCATAACCGCAGGATCCTATATGATATGAGGACACTAACAAAGATGGAAGCAGTGACTACCTTTGACATTATATGTGAAATTAATTAATCTGACAACAGGATATTGATTGAATGTTAATcggactctttttttttttaatgtttttttgtgatgttTTCTGAATAGCATCGGAGGACAGGGGACATATGACGATGTTATCACCCTTGCAAGTAAGTTGGGATGTTGATGTCTTCTCTATCAGGAAGGCAGATGAAACCGTCTATTGTGTTTATGACTGATGGAGTTTACGATAGTTAAGCTTGCTGAAAAGGAACAAGTTCTTCCTCCCTTCCAGATATTGTGAAGCTCTTTAACCCAAATGTGACCGGCCCTTCCCCTACGTTCAGTATTACTGGAAAACCCACAACTCTGAGTCAGACTGGACTTAACCTGGCCGTTACCGGGGCCAACAGTGGGTAAgggatttgtattgacctgttACAGACCAGCGTAGGCTACTCAGTATGGTCCCTCCTGTCATCTAAGTAGGCATGTCATTGTCATATTTACAGTACACATATGGATGACTTCATCAACAGATAAGCTTTTATTCATAGACTAATCAACAGGTTGTTCAAAATGATAGCCTTTAGCAAATTATGAAGCAGGTTAAGGAAACATTATTCCATTGCCTGAAATGGCATTAAAatattgggtaacactttaagataagggtacatgaattctcatgaattaatgcatgaattaatgcatgaatcatgcattaattcatcccttaatatatcatgaatcattatgacttaacatgaattaactgattgtcattaatgaattcatgcataaacAACTCATCAGCTTaacttaagcattaagtacggttggcacatcatcatgaatcatgattaattaagcatgatcatgatgactttttgtcggaCAAAATCGTGGAGgtcactgtcatggagaaaaaagaaaagttattacacatgaattcatgttaactgaATGttatgagttaattcattaactcatgcattaattatacatgaaaatctcattaattaacatgaattcattgtCTGTCATTAATGACAGACAATGAATttgaaatttgttttttgaaatgtgttcCAAGGGGTAagcaaactatacattaactcatcatgaactaattaagatcattttcagagaatatcgaagaatccacattgtttaaatataggcatgtcctcattagctaagcattatattttcattagttaatcatgtctgtggcccctcaggtaaagtgatgaacaggttgTTATTAAAGTATGTACAcctattaaagagaccctatgcaactctttcatagtcataaaatcgcttagaaatcgttgttttgcttgactgaccagttttatcgaaaacatcgtcacatttcctcccgcccctagtgtccctatccgctattacaaccttgcaactttctgataaacgatcgtttgctgtttacatctggaagtcagagacgcgaaaggaacaagaagaaccaggCTTGCAatttacatatttatatatagcctatatatgtataaatatacacgctaaagctgtcggggaagctctgcagagaaatatgcaagcataaaatgagcgaaaacgaaaaacgaaaccgaaaccagagatgaaatcgccaatcctgcattattcctctttaatacCCTGTGGTGACTGATGGAACATACATACAACTTGTAAAAGTTCTCAAAATGCATgtcattattcaccactttagttgaggggccacaaacatgatgaactcatcaTGAGCAATTCACcgttaattaatgtaaattgactaTTTATGCATGACTATAAACTTCATTCACCATTTTAAAGCAcaacctgttcatcactttaccTGAGAGATGATGAGTTgtttatgcatgaattcattaatgacaatcagttaattcatgttaagtcataatgattcatgatatattaagggatgaattaatgcatgattcatgagaattcatgtacccttatcgtaaagtgttaccgcttATGGACATATAGTGTCGTCAAAcgttcattcactcactcatttcatCACTTGCATATAGTTAGTTAgtctttttgttttcacagtgACTTTCCTGTACAAGCAAGAAACCTGATTGACACCTTGAAAAACTATTCAGTAAGCCTGATTTTCTCTGCCGTATACCGTATACCGTATACCGATTAAACGTGGTGTTCACTCCTCAGTGGACAGCAGACACTTTCCCCCACACATTTGTTGAGATGCATGGCTGCACTGTGTTTATGGCTACTctatgtgtgcctgtttgtcatttaatcatttaatcTGTATTGTCTTTTTGTTTAGGCCATTAACTTCACAGACGACTGGAAGCTTGTCACTGTGCTGATTGGAATGAATGATATTTGTGACTACTGCAAaaacaaagtaggctaccatTACCTCTGACAGTCACTTGAACAGTCAGTCATTTCTATCCACAATGATATGGCATTCTAATACACATGTCACCGTCCCACCAGACACTCTACACTGTGGATAACTTCATCAGTAACATCAACCAGTCTCTGCACATGATGATGGACGAGGTAAGGCCTGGCCTCACACAGGAAGTAGATGTTGTCCTGTCATACCGTATGATGCGTAAGCTCCACAAATGCTGCCTGACGCTAATGCCTTTGTTTCTGCCCTACTGTATCTCTCCCCATGCAGGTCCCACGGCTGATTGTGAACGTTGTGCAAATGTTCACCATGGAGCCACTGAGACAAGTTCAGAAGCCAACAGAGGCCTGCCAGTTACAAAAGTATttaccagtccacacacacaattatcattgaccagcccacacacacaatgatcatTGACCAGTCCACACACATAGTTATCATtgaccagtccacacacacaattataactgaccaccagtccacacacacaattatcattgaccagtccacacacacaattatcactgaccagtccacacacacagtaagtcaATGATGGCAGAtagttgttttttatttattgatgcctttttgtttgtttagtgttGCACTTAGTGTAGTTTAGTGTTGCATGCCTTTTCTTATCATCAACTCGTTAAATGCATTTTGTTATCCATGATAAACCTTCACACACAAAATTGTGCATGGTATTTTAGCTAGATCTTCTGTGCCCAGTGCTCACTAGGTATGTTTTTAGTTGTGAATGAGAAATGGTTCTCAGACCCTCTCATCGTCTGTCTACAGAGTCTTCTGTTCCTGTTTGGCGTTACCAGCTGAGAACTCGACAGACCTGACAGAAATTGTAGCACTCAACCGCGAGTTCCAGGTATGCGCTAGATTGCTGTACAGTGATCATAGTTCCTAATCTGCTCTGTGTATTTCTGTTCCTGTGCATATTTCATCATACAATATGTCATCGTACTGGGCTGCGTTTCCCAAAGCCATAGttactaagttagcaactttgttggttgcaatgtgTAAAGACAGATTTTCACATTCCTTTGAGGCAGATTAGAACTGAATGCCTTTTGGCGCTAATTTAAATCTATGCGAGACTTGATAGCTCGCTATTGTTTTAGCTGGCTGTGGCCGGCACCCCACCAAGCAGCCATCACCACTTCCTCCATCTATACAGTGAAAGTCAAATTGACAACCTGAAATACTTGTAAAATGTATGTTGCGAATGTAATCATGTTTGGTCTtcaattaatacttgtaatgtgggcaactgCCTGATCAtggtttcattgcaatctaatgtatTTATACATAGTTGTAGAATAATAACTACTCTGGAGAACTTTAGGTGAttgacacacccacaccacacccacagggTCGGGGGTGATGATGGATAAAACTTGAGAGTTTTTCTCACCTCGCTCTCTTGGctatccttctcttcttctttgctCTGCTCTTGgcaagagctctctctctctctctctctccccctttctttttctctctctttatctctttgtttctttatggtttgttattttcattatttgatatattgttttgtctggtgtatgtagcattgtaacttggtaacttgttaaggtttaagtccaagtttattgtttgttttgaggttaagtttactttctccttttgtttcctttgtttaaggataattactATTACTTTACTCTTACATTCAAAggctcaaggcctaataaatggttaattctcctcgcgcagtttgcatatctctaaagtctagtgtgccattccatactctgccatagttaacaaactagttatttggtaatttattagagATACAATATTCTTatcttatggagtcagataaATCGTGTTTTTTCTACTAATAAcattgccatctaacttctcagatatcttaattacagtccaattcaacctcattgaagcgccggacgtagacagaacgCGTATATAAGCGGGAAAATATAGTTTGTATATTTTTTCCATTTACAAATGCAATtttccattgccaaccaactaagttgttAGCAGATTAGCAACTAATGTTTTGGGAAACACGCAGCTGTAGCAACATGCCAGGTGTGAGGTTCACTATAGTTCACCACAGGCCACTGGTTCTCATCATATCCAAAATGGATGACAATTCCAAATTCCAAATGATAAGAACCTCCTCAATGTTTAGTAGTCTATGGCTCTAAGAACCTCCTCAATGTTTAGTAGTCTATGGCTCTATGATGAGAACCTGCTCAGTGTTTAGTAGTCTATGGCTCTGTGATGAGAAACTCCTCAGTGTTTAGAAGTCTATGGCTCTGTGATGAGAAACTCTCATTTCGGGACTGGGAATGTTTTGGATGGGGTCTTAGACGGCCCTTGAAACTTGTATATTCATTTAGTGTTTTTCATGACAGACTAAGCTAGAGGAACTCCTCAACTCCTCAACTTTCTTCAAGAATGACTTTGCAGTGGTTCTTCAGCCCTACCTCTCCAGCACAGACCTACCCAAGTTACCTGTAAGGGCATAGTGGATGACTACCAGCACTAACCATGACACCTGCTGAGACTACAGGACACTGCACCCAGCACAGTCTGAATCTTACCATTCAATGCATTTaccactaataataacaatattgaCATTAAATAGAGAAGACTTGTTTATTGTAACTTGAATAATGAGCTGATTATGACGATTTTCAATGAATCTCAAAGTGCTAAAAacagcagctcacacacacacacacacacacacacacacacacactacaaacatacCAATAGAGCATCCTCTCAGCACCAcaaatgctaacacacacacacacacacacacacacacacacacacacatacgtatgtaAGCACATGTATTTGAGTCTTTCTGTATaagtggtaagtgtgtgtgaacaggtcgtaagtgtgcgtgtgtgaatgtgtgtgtccatctgttaACATGTCCATAGGTTGGCAGACCGTAGACTGCATTGGGGGCCATAATAGAAAAGACTATTAATTAATCATATATTCTGCTAAAAATGAATGTTTTAAGTCCTTATCTAAAactccatgtgtttgtgtttttgcgtCTAGAATGGCACGGTTGACTTCAGTTACTTTGCTCCTGACTGCTTCCATCTCAGTGTCAAAGGCCATGAGGAGATGGCCAAAGGGTTGTGGAACAACATGGTGAGTGATGGGGCGTGTCGTGCAGAGGTTGCTGTCAATCAACCGGGACTGGGAGGATCTACAGATGTGCAGGCCTTGGGTCTAACTCTTGTGTCTAAATAATGCCAAAATGGGCACTTTCGCACAGTGATATTGTTCCTCAGACTCATGACAATTATATTAATACAAGTACATGACTACTCTTAAAGCAACTAtaaagagtttttttgtaccaaaaaataatgaactacTGAAAGGATTTTGGAaacatcaactcgtaacagggtgaacagcacttctgcattcgcttcgcggctctctatcggctataacctaTACTATAAGTGACTTGTTATtatgacttgcttcgatgtcataatatatacagtgcctatagaaagttatcatacccttttgaaatagttactttttttgtcttacagcctgaaatcaaaacccatttaaaaaaaaatcttttccagttttatttacaaatgtagctgtacaacattaaaataatgaaaaaaaagtcaacagttctgaaaattaataaaaaattaaaaactagaataacagggttggaaaagtcatcataccctgacttaatactttgtaaagcttccttttgctttcattacagccatcaatctgtttggatatgtctctattatagctttgcacacctagataggggaatatttgcccaattttccgtgcagaaatgttcaaatttagtcaaattctgtagggaatggcgatggactgctctcttcaagtcaatccacatattttctatagtatttaagtcagggctctgactttgccactcaaggatattcaccatcctatccttaagccactgctttgttcttttggcagtatgtttaggatttttgtcatgttggaaggcgaatgacctccccatcctcagctgtttaggagagggacgcaggttttcctcaagaattttggtgtacttggcagcatccattttcccttctatcctgaccaaatgcccagtccccgctgaagagaaacatccccaaaacataatgttgcccccaccatgcttcaaagtaggtatggtgtgttttgggtgtgtttgggtgtgtatactgtgtttggttagcgcctggagctcagtccaaaaacttaaatcttagtctccaaaaagtttgatcttagtctcatctgaccatataagctttttccacatggtagcagaatattccagatgtgtttttgcactgaactccaagcgcaatgtttggcgaaaaccaacacagtacaccacccaaaacacaccatacctagtgagaagcatggtgggggcaacattatgttatggggatgtttcttttcagcaggaactgggcaattggtcagaatagaagggaaaatggatgctgccaagtacacccacattcttaaggaaaacctgtgtccctctcctagacagctgaggatggggaggtcattcgccttccaacacgacaataatcctaaacatactgccaaaagaacaaagcagtggcttaaggataggatggtgaatatccttgagtggcaaagtcagagccctgacttaaatactttagaaaatatgtggattgacttgaagagagcagtccatcaccattccctacagaatttgactaaatttgaacatttctgtacggaaaattgggcaaatattcccctatctaggtgtgcaaagctataatagagacatatccaaacagattgatggctgtaatgaaagcaaaaggaagctttacaaagtattaagtcaggggtatgatgacttttccaaccctgttattctagtttttcattttttattaattttcagaacagttgacttttttttcattattttgatgttgtacagctaaatttgttaataaaactggaaaagatttttttttaaatgggttttgatttcagactgtaagacaaaaaaagtaactatttcaaaagggtatgatgactttctataggcactgtagttTCATtgaatcatgcaacatactcatACGCAtagacatcgttatttgctggataaacaaatggcgtgtgtgcaacagagcaaaagtgctttagtgttgctttaaactgcACATGCTGGCCCATCATTGACAGAATGACCCATCATGAGTTCCATGAACAATGTCAATGTCTGATGTTTTAATGTGCGAACCTGGTGTGCGTTTAATGCCCTTTCTCCTTAAGTAGTTTCAACAGGATGGTGAGAAAGTCCAGCTGGCCAACCTGACCACCTCTGTGACACTCATCTGCCCTCCAACGGTAATCAATCTGCATCATTCTGAACAAATCCTCAGAAGATGAAGCTGTATGTAACACTTTAAAGTGCACTCTCAAAAaggaatgtgttggaaacagcacaaactgtgccgtccctatctggacacagtgATGTGtcgttttcaacacattcattttgagggGGTGTAAAGCTCTATTTTTAAAGTGTAAATCTGTATTCACATTGAATAGGAGTTGAAAGAATGGTCTATTGAAGTGTTTTAATCAGTCATGTCTGAGGGAGTTCAGCTGGTAACAACATACCTTGCGACTGTTTTGACAGTGTTGTTCATAGATAGAAACGTACTGTATATCTATGGTGCTGACAGCGTTGACAGTAGGATGNNNNNNNNNNNNNNNNNNNNNNNNNNNNNNNNNNNNNNNNNNNNNNNNNNNNNNNNNNNNNNNNNNNNNNNNNNNNNNNNNNNNNNNNNNNNNNNNNNNNNNNNNNNNNNNNNNNNNNNNNNNNNNNNNNNNNNNNNNNNNNNNNNNNNNNNNNNNNNNNNNNNNNNNNNNNNNNNNNNNNNNNNNNNNNNNNNNNNNNNTGTCGGGGGCGCTTggcgtgcgggcgtgcgtggTGGCGGGGCTTGTTCAGCGCGGCGTAGCGCCCCTCGGGGGAGGCTACGCGGGCGGAGCGGGACGTtcgggaggacgaggaggacgagtcGGTGCTGAGCCGCTGGGACGAGTGCAGGCTGGAGCCGCAGCTCAGCTCGCTCTGGTCACTCCAGTCCTCCTCGACGCCGCCCGGCCCCACCGACCCCCCCACCGACCCCCCCTCCGTCCCCCCCCTCCGTCCCCCCCCTCCGTCCCCCcctccgtccccccccccactgaaCACGGCGCTGTGGGGCTTGGACAGGCCGCGCAGGTTGTTGGCGTAGTCGCGGTGGCGGCTGGCGTCGAAGCTGCTGGCCCGCTTCTTGTTGCCGTGGCGACGGGGCCGGTTGCCGGGGGCGACcccgctgctgctgtggctccgGCTGGCGGCCGTGGAGGAGGCGgcggagatggaggaggtggtcGTCACGGCACCCCCGCGCTGAGACGACGCCGACCGCTGCTGCTGTCCGCTGTTGTCCCCGGCGACCTCGTCGTCCTGCTCCGCTCGCCCCGCGGACTCCTGGGTGCCCGCTGATCCGTCCGCGCTGGTCCTAACACCCACCGCCGTGCCAGGCTCGTCCAGCGTCGCGTCGGTGGCCTCCAGAGGAGGAGCTGACGCCATCAGGGCGGACGAGGAGGAGTCTGCGTCGGTGGCGTTGTTGGCATCGCCCGCCGCCGTGCTGCCACCGTGGACCAGCTGGTTGGCGTGCGGGTTCTTGTTGGCCTCGCCGGATGCCGACGCCAGGCTGGCCAAGTTGCGCGAGCTGGAGCTGCCGCTGCCCAGGCTGCTGGTGCGGCcgtgggcgtgcgtgtgtgcccgtgcccgtgcccgtcggtgggggagggggaggtggcgatggcggcggtggcggcggctgcCAGGGACAGCAGGCTCTCCACGTGGGTGGAGCTGGTGCGCTCGCTGTGGAAGGAGCTGACGGTGCTGTTGGTGTCGCGCTCCGTGCCGCTGCCGTAGCTCTCGCTGGAGCCGCTGCTCCGGGGTGCTGAGGCTGCGCAGGCTGTCCGCGCTGCGCTTACTGCCCGCCgagcacgcgcacgcacacacacacgcgcacgcacacacacacgccccgtCAGCGCCCCGGTACAGCCCGCTCGGACCCGCCGTCGCCCCCGACGACACGCCCTCGCCCGCCTCACGCGACACCGAGCGCGCCAGCCAGCGCCGGTCCTGGTGCCGACAGCAGTCCGACGCCACGCCCGAAGTGGACGgaaccgccgccgccgctaacGCGAGGACCATGTCCCCGCCTCCCCCAA
The genomic region above belongs to Sardina pilchardus chromosome 20, fSarPil1.1, whole genome shotgun sequence and contains:
- the LOC134067123 gene encoding phospholipase B1, membrane-associated-like: MIDTFKNYSAMNFKEDWKLVTVLIGINYICDYCKNKVDPHTIRASGVYHQRAFQCADMSPSSSVPTSVELVKAADIKVIAALGDSLTTGVAANASSFAQVPIEYRQLSWSIGGQGTYDDVITLANIVKLFNPNVTGPSPTFSITGKPTTLSQTGLNLAVTGANSGDFPVQARNLIDTLKNYSAINFTDDWKLVTVLIGMNDICDYCKNKTLYTVDNFISNINQSLHMMMDEVPRLIVNVVQMFTMEPLRQVQKPTEACQLQKVFCSCLALPAENSTDLTEIVALNREFQTKLEELLNSSTFFKNDFAVVLQPYLSSTDLPKLPNGTVDFSYFAPDCFHLSVKGHEEMAKGLWNNMFQQDGEKVQLANLTTSVTLICPPTVINLHHSEQILRR